TTTACCGACGGAAGTGTTTATCTGATGCCCGACAAGAGCATGTGCCGGGTAATGAATGTTCTAGACGGTTACGCTGTGGTAAAAGCTGTAAAAAATAACTATAAGATTTGTGTGATTACCGGCGGGGACGATCCGGCGGTTCGGAACCGCATCCATTATCTTGGGATTAAAGAATATTACGCAAAGGTTTCAGACAAATTGGAGAAATTTGAAGAATTCCGATTAAAGTATAACCTGCAAAACGACGAAATTCTGACGATGGGCGATGATTTACCCGACATGAAAATCATGACGGCATCGGGAATCTCAACATGTCCAAAAAATGCAGTTCCGGAAGTGAAAGAGATTTCGGAATACATATCAAATATCGAAGGAGGAAAAGGTGCTGTCCGCGATGTAATTGAACAGGTTATGAAAGTGCAGGGAAACTGGATTGAAGATAACACCAAAAGCGTTTAATTCCCATCATCTAAAAAATTACAATGAAATTATTATTAGCATCCAATTCGCCCAGAAGAAAAGAACTTTTAAGCAGTCTAGGTTTCGATTTTGAAGTGGTT
The window above is part of the Kaistella faecalis genome. Proteins encoded here:
- a CDS encoding KdsC family phosphatase, with product MSYKSKLKNIKAFVFDVDGVFTDGSVYLMPDKSMCRVMNVLDGYAVVKAVKNNYKICVITGGDDPAVRNRIHYLGIKEYYAKVSDKLEKFEEFRLKYNLQNDEILTMGDDLPDMKIMTASGISTCPKNAVPEVKEISEYISNIEGGKGAVRDVIEQVMKVQGNWIEDNTKSV